From a region of the Sesamum indicum cultivar Zhongzhi No. 13 linkage group LG3, S_indicum_v1.0, whole genome shotgun sequence genome:
- the LOC105158722 gene encoding 2-hydroxyisoflavanone dehydratase, which yields MASTTKEVLTDLSPVIKVYTDGTVERLFGSPHVPPSPEDPTTGVSSKDVSISPAVSARLYLPKLTHPTQKLPILVYYHSGAFCLESAFSFFHHRYINLLSAEAEALVVSVEYRQAPEHPLPAAYEDSWDALQWVCSHVLDQTLLEKDQWITDHGDFTRVFIGGDSAGGNIAHNIALRAGSESLPGNVKIIGGILSHPYFWGSNPIGNEPKVDIEENFMYRLWLFVYPFSPGGIDNPLINPLAKGAPSLSGLGCSKILVCLAEKDQLTARGLVYVEEVKKSGWKGEVEVTVVEGEDHCFHIYDPETQTPSAKNLIRRLASFISH from the coding sequence ATGGCTTCGACCACCAAAGAGGTCCTCACCGATCTGTCCCCCGTCATCAAAGTTTACACCGACGGCACTGTCGAGCGCCTTTTCGGCTCGCCTCACGTTCCTCCGTCCCCGGAAGACCCCACCACCGGCGTCTCTTCCAAAGACGTCTCCATCTCGCCGGCCGTATCCGCCAGACTCTACCTCCCCAAACTCACTCACCCCACTCAAAAGCTCCCCATCTTAGTCTACTACCACAGCGGCGCATTCTGCCTAGAATCCGCCTTCTCTTTTTTCCACCACCGCTACATCAACCTGTTATCTGCCGAAGCCGAAGCTCTGGTCGTCTCTGTCGAGTACCGTCAGGCTCCCGAACACCCTCTACCGGCGGCATATGAGGATTCCTGGGACGCCCTCCAATGGGTCTGCTCCCACGTTCTTGACCAAACCCTTCTCGAGAAAGATCAATGGATCACTGACCACGGTGATTTCACCCGTGTTTTCATCGGCGGCGACAGCGCCGGTGGGAACATAGCCCACAACATTGCGTTGCGAGCTGGGTCGGAGTCTTTACCCGGAAACGTGAAAATCATTGGCGGAATTCTTTCACATCCTTACTTCTGGGGCTCCAATCCCATCGGAAACGAACCAAAAGTAGATATAGAGGAGAATTTCATGTACAGGTTGTGGTTATTCGTATATCCGTTCTCTCCCGGTGGGATTGATAATCCATTGATCAATCCCCTGGCTAAGGGAGCTCCAAGTTTATCCGGCCTTGGATGCTCCAAGATCTTAGTCTGTTTGGCAGAGAAGGATCAGTTAACGGCGAGGGGGCTAGTTTACGTAGAGGAAGTGAAGAAAAGTGGGTGGAAAGGTGAAGTAGAGGTAACGGTGGTTGAAGGAGAGGATCATTgctttcatatatatgatcCTGAAACTCAGACGCCCTCCGCCAAGAATCTCATCAGGCGTTTGGCTTCTTTCATTTCCCActga